Below is a window of Clostridiales bacterium DNA.
GCTGGTATGTTATGGGCCGGGGAGCGAATGGAACGCCCGGCGGATCCGCGCCTTCCTGTACCTGGACGGCAGCGGGTATCCCCGCCGCATCCTGCGCGAAGCCGGAATCTTTCCGGTGCCCCGGCCCCCGATGCCGGTGCTGCTGCAGGAGGAAGCCGGCGGGATGATCCGCCTGCGGGCAGACCTGGTGATTCCGCTGCGGATCCGGGAAACGCTGGCGCGCGCAGGGCGGCGGTACGGGATCGCGGCGGCGCCGGCGGTGATCATCAGGCGCCGATGAACACGGAACGAAAAAGGCCGTCCCCGGCGGGACGGCCTTCCATGATCAATCAGGTTACTTGACGTAGGTGTAATACACGAATCCGACTTTTCCGGATGCCGGATCGGAGACCTGGTACCAGTCGGTCAGCTCGGCAATGACGGTGAGTTCATAGCCGTCGCCGAGGGTCAGCAGGGTTTCCGCATTCTTGGTGGGGAACCAGCGGACATACACCGAACCTTTGGATGTGGTGGGGTGAACGGTGACAGAGTAGGGGGTGACGAACTTCGCGGAAGCGGCCAGTGAGTTCAGCTGGGCGACGTTGGTTGCTTCCTTGACGTTGAAGGATCCTGCTTTCTTCGCACCGGAGCCGCCGGAGGAGCCGTCATAGGGAGCGGGCTTTTCCTTGACCAGGTATTTGGCCATGATGTATCCGGTGGCGTTGCCGTAGTCGATCATCAGCCAGCCGTCTTTGCCGCCGTAGGTGATGACCTTGGAGCCGTAGCGCAGGGAGCCGATGACATTGCTGTCATCCGCTGAGCTCATGCTGGAACGGACGTTCAGGGCTTTTCCGTTCGGGGTTTTGACGTACATGGTGGTTCCCTGGCTTTCGGACACAGCCACGGAAACCGCCAGCACAAGAAGTACGGCTGCAATCAAGACGCTTATGAACTTTTTCATATGGATCATCCTTTCGTGTTTCGATTTGAAAAAACGCATATTTCACGCTTGGAATGTACTGTTTATATTGTACCAATTAATTGAAAAGAGTCAAGCATAAATACAGGCCGCCGTCACGCGGACGGCGGCCTGCAGGAAAGAACGGAAGGATTATCCGATGAGGGTCATGGACAGGAACGCGAAGAATGCCGTGAGGCCGATGAGCAGGACCAGCTCCTGCTTCCAGCGGCTGGCGATGAGGCCGATACATTCCCGCATGAAGGCATTGGGCCAGAACCACCATCTGGTGCGGCTGCTGATGCCTTCCGCGTCCAGGCCGGCCCGGGCCGCCCACATACCGCTGCGGAACACATGGTAGTTCGTGGTGGCAAAGACACAGCGGAGGGGCAGGCTGTTTTCCGCCATGATGCGGCGGGAGAAGAGCAGGTTCTGGAAAGTGCTGGTGGACTTTGTTTCCGGGAGGATCCGGTTTTCCGGAATGCCCCGGCGGATGAGATATGCCCGGAGGGCTTCGGCCTCCGGCATGGGCTCATCCATTCCCTGTCCGCCGGAGGGGATGATGTACGCCTCACGGCCGGTTTGCTCGAGGGTGTCCTGCCAGTATTCGACTGCCCGGTCCGCCCGGCCGCGGAGCAGCGGCGGCAGCGTGCCGTCCGGCCGGAACCAGCAGCCCAGGACGATGATGACCTCCCGGCCCGGAGGGACCCGGTGCCGGGCGGCCCGGATTCCGCAGATGACCGCGCCGGCCAGGATGCACTCAAAGTAGACAAAGGCCGCGCAGCAGACGTTGCGGACGGTGTTGTCAATCCGGTATTCCAGGAGGGAACCGGAAAAATCCCGGATATAGGCCAGCCAGATACAGAAGGAATCCCCGCCGATGATCAGCACGCTGATGAGCAGGCCCAGGACATTCTGAAACCGGGGCCGGTTATGGCGCAGCAGCGCGATATTGCTGACGGCGAGGGCCAGCGAAAAGGCGAGGAGCAGCGGGAAACTCAGGGTGAGGAAAAACGCCGCGGAACTGCCGATGGACGAATAGACGTACCGCATGGAATATGAACCCGGCCGGATCATATGGCCCAGGGCGGCACCGGCTACGGTGATTCCCGTGATCAGCGCGAAAAAGAAGAAGCCGATGTAGAACATCGTGGAATAGGAATAGAGCTCTGGTCCCTTCGCGGTGAGGAAGCCGTGGAGCATCATGGCGCTGATGAGGAACAGGAACAGGGCGATGAGCGCCATCACCGCCAGGTCGCCGGGGAATTCGCCGGTTTCCAGGCTGGAGACGGTGCCGGTGCGGGAGACGGACAGATACAGCGTATCGATAATCTCGCCGTCCGGGCCCGGAACGGCAACGGTGGCAGAGCCGTGATTCAGCGGAACAACGTCAAATGTGAGAATGCCGTTTTCCAGGGACAGGTTCTCGATGCGGGCATTTTCCGTTTCCTCCACCTGCACATCGGGCAGGGGATCCCCGGGAGAACCGGGCCACGGGACAGAAGCCCGGAAAGCGTTTCCGGCCAGCAGGCGGGCAGCGGTCAGCGCAACGAGGAGGATTCCCATGAGCACCAGCACCTGCCGCCTGTACCTGCGCATGATCCCGCCTCCGTTCCGTAATCCGCGGGCCGGCAGGCTGCCTGCCCGGCACACGCGGTGATCCATATGCACATGATTATACCGCCGGAAGGAGGAAACTGAAAGGGAGAAAGGAAAAAAGGTTTTTCCGGCCTGCTGCCGGC
It encodes the following:
- a CDS encoding SH3 domain-containing protein; amino-acid sequence: MKKFISVLIAAVLLVLAVSVAVSESQGTTMYVKTPNGKALNVRSSMSSADDSNVIGSLRYGSKVITYGGKDGWLMIDYGNATGYIMAKYLVKEKPAPYDGSSGGSGAKKAGSFNVKEATNVAQLNSLAASAKFVTPYSVTVHPTTSKGSVYVRWFPTKNAETLLTLGDGYELTVIAELTDWYQVSDPASGKVGFVYYTYVK
- a CDS encoding YdcF family protein, with the translated sequence MRRYRRQVLVLMGILLVALTAARLLAGNAFRASVPWPGSPGDPLPDVQVEETENARIENLSLENGILTFDVVPLNHGSATVAVPGPDGEIIDTLYLSVSRTGTVSSLETGEFPGDLAVMALIALFLFLISAMMLHGFLTAKGPELYSYSTMFYIGFFFFALITGITVAGAALGHMIRPGSYSMRYVYSSIGSSAAFFLTLSFPLLLAFSLALAVSNIALLRHNRPRFQNVLGLLISVLIIGGDSFCIWLAYIRDFSGSLLEYRIDNTVRNVCCAAFVYFECILAGAVICGIRAARHRVPPGREVIIVLGCWFRPDGTLPPLLRGRADRAVEYWQDTLEQTGREAYIIPSGGQGMDEPMPEAEALRAYLIRRGIPENRILPETKSTSTFQNLLFSRRIMAENSLPLRCVFATTNYHVFRSGMWAARAGLDAEGISSRTRWWFWPNAFMRECIGLIASRWKQELVLLIGLTAFFAFLSMTLIG